A single window of Microbacterium oryzae DNA harbors:
- a CDS encoding BMP family lipoprotein, whose amino-acid sequence MKKAAFSGLALTASAVLLAGCGSAPEETTGGAEAESDFLPCMISDEGGFDDKSFNQLGYEGLLAAGETLGVEPVTVESNDESEYAGNLSSLVDQNCNLIVTVGFKLAADANDAAEANPDIHFVSIDELVDVDGDGTTDQDNIKPLVYDTAQAAFLGGYAAAAYSEAGKVGTFGGANIPTVTIFMDGFRQGVEYWNEQNDGDVQVVGWDGSDGVFTGAFAADQGAVNAAQGIVDQGVDVLLPVGGPIYQSAASVIRDSGREIALIGTDADVYESDPSVADLLLTSIQKGMDISVQETVEQAGEGEFDAAPYVGTLENGGVSIAPFHDFEDKVPEGLQDELDEISAGIINGSIEVQSYLAE is encoded by the coding sequence ATGAAGAAGGCCGCGTTCAGCGGTCTCGCGCTCACCGCGTCGGCGGTCCTGCTCGCGGGCTGCGGGTCGGCCCCCGAGGAGACCACGGGCGGCGCGGAGGCGGAAAGCGACTTCCTGCCCTGCATGATCTCGGACGAGGGCGGCTTCGACGACAAGTCGTTCAACCAGCTCGGCTACGAGGGACTGCTGGCCGCCGGCGAGACGCTCGGCGTGGAGCCGGTCACGGTGGAGTCGAACGACGAGTCCGAGTACGCGGGCAACCTGTCGAGCCTCGTCGACCAGAACTGCAACCTCATCGTCACCGTCGGCTTCAAGCTCGCGGCCGACGCCAACGACGCGGCGGAGGCCAACCCCGACATCCACTTCGTCTCGATCGACGAGCTCGTGGACGTCGACGGCGACGGCACCACCGACCAGGACAACATCAAGCCGCTCGTGTACGACACGGCGCAGGCGGCCTTCCTCGGCGGCTACGCCGCGGCGGCGTACTCCGAGGCCGGCAAGGTCGGCACGTTCGGCGGGGCGAACATCCCCACCGTGACGATCTTCATGGACGGCTTCCGTCAGGGCGTCGAGTACTGGAACGAGCAGAACGACGGCGACGTGCAGGTGGTGGGCTGGGACGGCTCCGACGGCGTGTTCACCGGCGCGTTCGCAGCCGACCAGGGGGCGGTCAACGCCGCTCAGGGCATCGTCGACCAGGGCGTGGACGTGCTGCTGCCCGTCGGCGGCCCGATCTACCAGAGCGCCGCGTCCGTCATCCGCGACTCCGGCCGCGAGATCGCGCTGATCGGCACCGACGCCGACGTGTACGAGTCCGACCCGTCGGTCGCCGACCTGCTGCTGACGTCCATCCAGAAGGGCATGGACATCTCGGTGCAGGAGACGGTCGAGCAGGCCGGCGAGGGCGAGTTCGACGCGGCGCCGTACGTCGGCACGCTGGAGAACGGCGGCGTCTCGATCGCCCCGTTCCACGACTTCGAGGACAAGGTCCCCGAGGGACTGCAGGACGAGCTCGACGAGATCTCCGCGGGGATCATCAACGGCTCGATCGAGGTCCAGTCCTACCTGGCCGAGTGA